The sequence below is a genomic window from Paenibacillus sp. DCT19.
ATACGGATTCTGTAACCATAGCCGCAACGATGAAATTACACTCTATTTGGATAAAGATAAGAATCATTTTCTAGGACATTTTGATTTGTTGACAGAGCCATGTCTGGTTCACCTTTTAACCAATGAACTTGATCGAGTAGAAGACCGAGAGTTCTGCGAAGAAATTGAAGCGTTTCTTGAAAATCAGCATGATGTCGTTTATAGCTACATATACCCGCGAGATGAGGAGGATCTGGCAGATCAAGTAAATCATTTTGCACCTTTTAATGAAAAAGGCCACAAACCCATATACATAAATGTCATGTCCAAACGTTCTGCCTACTGGGATGTAACAAGTATTAAAGATATAACTCGAAGACTCACTTCTGATTTTTGCAAGAAGAAATAATAAAGGTGGAGTTCATCAATGTTCCTACATATGGAGAGAGCCAAGCAACGTATGAACAGGACTATAAACGATTCGTAAAGTGAATAAAAATAAGAAAAAAGCCGCAAGCCGCGGCTTAAATCATAGATAACCTGATCCTACAAAGAAGTTCATTCGATATAACCTATAAACGATGGGAACGGATGATGATCAAAAGTTAAGATGGGTTAGTGGTTTGATATGCTGAGCTGCTGCATTGAATTGATCCGAAAATGGTGTAGAATCCTCGTATTCTTTAGGTAATTCGTCTAGAAAAAGCTTGATCTGATGGGCTACTTTTAATTGTGTCTCAGCATTTTGTTGATTACTTCCTAACTGTTCTCTCACAACATAGCCGTATTCATCTCTGAATATTGTGAAATCATTTCGTAACGTATCTAGATTTGGAAAGCCATTTGTTTGTTCTTTTATGCGAGTAAAGTGGTCATTTACAAAATTAATATCAAGAAGCACATCAAATTCCGGCACAGCATTACCGTTTGCCTCTGACTCTTTAATCTTATCGAGTGTCTGATCCAACTTCTGTACTCTCGAAACCAGACCTTGATAATACCGTGAATTAATCTCAAGGTTTTTATTGTTGTTATAATTATTAATGAGTACAACAATTGTGGCAATTGACAGTATAGCGGCAACCCAAATGATGAGTTTAGGATATCTTTTCTTCATAAAATTGACCCCCAGTTGTTATGTATGCACAAGTAGCGATATTACCATGACCATTGGTATTTTTTCTATATGAACAATTTACCAACTTAACTCGGCGAATATAGTAATGATTTATCTAAGTAGTTCGTTTAGAGAAAACTATTTCGAATGATACTCTAGTGGAATCAAGTTCTTCTATGCTTGCTTTTGCAGGTGCAATTCTTATATTCTTTATTAAACTGAACGTACACCAAAGAATGAAATATACATTATTGGGGGATTACAGATGATAAGATGGGGAATTCTCGGCGCAGGGTATATCGCAACTCGTTTTGCCACTGCACTACAACACGAACCTAGCAGTAAATTATATGCTATTAGTGGTCGCAGTGAATCGAAGTTAAAAGATTTTGCAGATAAGTACGCAACAGATCGACAGTATGTATCACATGATGAGATGTTGTTAGACCCTAATGTGGATGCGATCTATCTCGCATTACCTCATCACTTGCACCATGAATGGGCAATTAAGGCGTTGCATGCAGGCAAGGCTGTGTTGTGTGAAAAGCCTGCATCGTTGAATCTGAAAGAAATGCAAGATATCGTAGAAGTGGCTAGAAGCAAAAACGTTCTCTTTATGGAAGCTATGAAACAACGCTTTGTGCCACTATACATAGATCTGCGGCGCAGAGTAGAAGCGGGTGAAATAGGAGCGATCACTTCTATACAAGCGAGCTTATGCAACCAAATGCCTGATGGAATGAACACGTATCATGTTCAACAAGGGCCTGGAGGTTCATTGTTAGATGTAGGTACGTATTGTGCGAGTTGGATTGAGGACTTCTCGAACGGCAACATTAAACTTGAAACTGTGGCGGCATCTCAAAAAGATTCCATTGATTATTATATTGATGCCAAGCTGCATGTGGGTCATGTGAAAGCACAATTAGAGTGTGCATTTGATCGTCAAAAGGAACGGAAAGTAGTGTTACAGGGAGAACGTGGCAGTATTATTGTCGAGGATCTCCATCGGCCTGTGAGAATGTTCATTCTTCGGGATGGATATGAACTGGAAAAGGTTGAAATCCCATATGAGTTTGATGATTTCTACAGTGAGATTCATCATTTCGTAGAATGTCTTAAGAATGGACAGACTGAGAGCGACATCATGTCACTGACTGCTTCCCTGCGTTGTGCTGAGATTCTGGATACGATCCGTGCTGGTCTAACGTACACTCCAGAATGCTTAGACGTTTTGAAAGAACAAGAAGAAATTCTTCAATATAATCACTTCGGAGCTGCGGAAGCATTAAAGCTAGGCAATATCATTGCAGAACTTGCGAAGGAATATGATCGCGAAATTGCTGTGTCCATCATCAGAGAGAGTGACGAGCTTGTATTATTCCAATATATGATGGATAGCAAAGCTCAGAAAAATATTAGTTACATGGAGGGCAAACGCAGAGCGGCTAAGTTAGTTGGGCACTCAAGTCTGTGGATGCATGTTGACCATGTCTTGAACAATAAATGGAATGTAGAGATGGAGAATATTCCCCATTATATTCCTTCTGGTGGAGCGTTCCCGATCCGGGTACTCAATGAGTGGGTCGCAACGCTTGCGCTAAGTGGACTGCACGAAGGTAGAGACCATGAGATTGTCGTTCGGGCTTTGAGTCAAGCGCTTGAGAAGGAAGTCTCTGTTTTTCCAAGTGCAGCAATTTGAATTTGGAGCGGTAGAGAAGCATTAGACCTTGACTAGATACAAATAGGTTCATAACAAGGAGTTTGCAAATGAACGAAATCACAATAACGCCGCTTGTTGGGATCGGTCCTTTTCGACTAGGAATGAGTAGGGAAGAGGTAGAGCAGAAATTTCAGGAATTGGATCATTGGAGAGCAGATGATGGCATTCCCATAA
It includes:
- a CDS encoding Gfo/Idh/MocA family oxidoreductase, with amino-acid sequence MIRWGILGAGYIATRFATALQHEPSSKLYAISGRSESKLKDFADKYATDRQYVSHDEMLLDPNVDAIYLALPHHLHHEWAIKALHAGKAVLCEKPASLNLKEMQDIVEVARSKNVLFMEAMKQRFVPLYIDLRRRVEAGEIGAITSIQASLCNQMPDGMNTYHVQQGPGGSLLDVGTYCASWIEDFSNGNIKLETVAASQKDSIDYYIDAKLHVGHVKAQLECAFDRQKERKVVLQGERGSIIVEDLHRPVRMFILRDGYELEKVEIPYEFDDFYSEIHHFVECLKNGQTESDIMSLTASLRCAEILDTIRAGLTYTPECLDVLKEQEEILQYNHFGAAEALKLGNIIAELAKEYDREIAVSIIRESDELVLFQYMMDSKAQKNISYMEGKRRAAKLVGHSSLWMHVDHVLNNKWNVEMENIPHYIPSGGAFPIRVLNEWVATLALSGLHEGRDHEIVVRALSQALEKEVSVFPSAAI